In Drosophila pseudoobscura strain MV-25-SWS-2005 chromosome 4, UCI_Dpse_MV25, whole genome shotgun sequence, the following proteins share a genomic window:
- the Pde11 gene encoding dual 3',5'-cyclic-AMP and -GMP phosphodiesterase 11 isoform X3 — MGQAASMCRFRGCRYKNKNKNSNKQQQQQQQQQQPTPLPSPQLQHQTEAAATGLHLRSIEEPATTPLRMNAEQGGTGYGYGYGEHSLLLATRTGVPLPPAAHQPSPAHHYQPLSSSSSSNQNNIGSGPGSGSAAAAPPPALSSAYPQLQLYATQPSMQQQQQQQQQQQQQWQHQHQSYQHHASSSPQHSRPPYDPEHARMEAWLDENQEFVQDYFIRKATRQTVDAWLVSHATTAGNDVVCSSSSPTHPNGQTSSSRGGSGATTPVRKISAHEFERGGLLKPIVNTIDGTPTFLSIGPPMMDNGVGVGGSCSNLQNVGGVVAGQYQYHSHHHGHSYHHHPHQHLHHSQHSHYQAGGAVGSSSSGSISSGAAAGTAGTGGGAGGGGSPGSGGGSSSSYQFYHCIQRPQRLSRNELKQLDEKEIIFELVKDICNELEVRTLCHKILQNVSILLNADRGSLFLVQGRCNGPDGLKKCLVSKLFDVCPRSTVEEMEQQEEVRVAWGTGIAGHVAESGEPVNIPDAYQDDRFNCEIDSLTGYRTKALLCMPIKDSSGDVIGVAQVINKVNGECFSEIDEKVFASYLQFCGIGLRNAQLYEKSQLEIKRNQVLLDLARMIFEEQSTIEHMVFRILTHMQSLIQCQRVQILLVHEADKGSFSRVFDFEANDLREEEATSRTSPYESRFPINIGITGHVATTGETVMVPNAYEDDRFDSKVDENSSFKHRSILCMAIKNSLGQIIGVIQLINKFNELDFTKNDENFVEAFAIFCGMGIHNTHMYEKAIVAMAKQSVTLEVLSYHASATMDEAHRLRRLRVPSAVHFRLHDFKFDDIHFEDDDTLKACLRMFLDLDFVERFHIDYEVLCRWLLSVKKNYRNVTYHNWRHAFNVAQMMFAILTTTQWWKIFGEIECLALIIGCLCHDLDHRGTNNSFQIKASSPLAQLYSTSTMEHHHFDQCLMILNSPGNQILANLSSDDYCRVIRVLEDAILSTDLAVYFKKRGPFLESVEQPLSHWVGEEPRALLRAMSMTVCDLSAITKPWEIEKRVADLVSSEFFEQGDMEKQELNITPIDIMNREKEDELPMMQVNFIDSICMPIYEAFATLSDKLEPLVEGVRDNRGHWIDLADGSKTSQDEEEEEKMEKDQKEQKEQQIVISNGDCKAATMSDDDVAQADAEADQSHPAQ, encoded by the exons CCAGTCCCCAATTGCAACATCAGACcgaggcggcagcaacag GCCTGCATTTGCGGAGCATTGAAGAGCCGGCGACGACCCCGttgcgaatgaatgcggagcAGGGGGGCACAGGGTACGGCTATGGCTACGGCGAGCACTCGCTCCTCCTTGCCACACGCACCGGTGTCCCCCTGCCACCAGCCGCACACCAGCCATCACCCGCCCACCACTATCAGCcgctgagcagcagcagcagcagcaatcagAATAATATTGGATCTGGACCTGGATCTGGATCGGCTGCTGCGGCACCCCCACCAGCCCTCTCCTCCGCCTAtccacagctgcagctgtatGCCACACAGCCGtcgatgcagcagcagcaacagcagcaacaacagcaacagcagcagtggcaacaCCAGCATCAGTCCTACCAGCATCatgcgtcgtcgtcgccgcaGCACAGCAGACCCCCCTACGATCCAGAGCATGCGCGAATGGAGGCCTGGCTGGATGAGAATCAGGAATTTGTACAGGATTATTTTATAAG AAAAGCCACACGTCAAACGGTGGATGCCTGGCTGGTCTCCCATGCCACCACGGCGGGCAATGATGTGGTCTGTTCCAGCAGCTCACCCACACATCCCAATGGACAGACGAGCTCCTCGCGTGGCGGCTCTGGAGCCACCACACCAGTGCG GAAAATCTCTGCTCACGAATTTGAGCGCGGTGGACTGCTGAAGCCGATTGTGAACACTATCGACGGGACGCCGACGTTCTTGAGCATTGGGCCGCCGATGATGGACAAcggcgtgggtgtgggcggATCCTGTTCGAATCTGCAGAATGTGGGGGGCGTTGTGGCGGGTCAGTATCAGTATCACAGCCACCACCACGGCCACTCGTACCACCATCATCCGCATCAGCATCTGCACCACAGCCAGCACAGCCACTACCAGGCAGGCGGGGCggtgggcagcagcagttcgggcagcatcagcagcggtGCGGCAGCAGGAACCGCAGGCACTGGTggcggtgctggtggtggaggCTCCCCAGGCAGTGGGGGCGGATCCTCGTCCTCGTACCAGTTCTATCATTGCATCCAGCGACCGCAGCGGCTGTCGCGCAACGAGCTCAAGCAACTCGACGAAAAGGAAATCATTTTTGAACTG GTAAAGGATATCTGCAATGAACTGGAAGTCCGCACGCTCTGCCACAAGATACTGCAGAATGTCTCCATTTTGTTGAATGCGGATCGTGGATCGCTGTTCCTGGTGCAAGGACGCTGCAATGGACCCGATGGACTCAAGAA ATGCCTCGTCTCGAAGCTGTTCGATGTGTGCCCCCGGAGCACCGTGGAGGAgatggagcagcaggaggaggtcCGTGTGGCCTGGGGCACGGGCATTGCCGGCCATGTGGCCGAAAGCGGGGAGCCCGTCAATATACCAGATGCTTACCAG GATGATCGGTTCAATTGTGAAATCGATTCGCTGACCGGCTACCGGACAAAGGCCCTCCTGTGCATGCCCATTAAGGACTCCTCTGGGGATGTGATTGGCGTTGCTCAAGTCATCAACAAAGTGAATGGCGAGTGCTTCTCCGAAATCGATGAAAAG GTCTTTGCCTCGTATCTGCAATTCTGTGGCATCGGACTGCGCAATGCCCAACTGTACGAGAAATCTCAATTGGAAATCAAACGGAATCAAGTGCTGCTGGACCTCGCACGCATGATCTTCGAGGAGCAGAGCACCATCGAGCACATGGTCTTCCGCATACTCACGCACATGCAGAGTCTCATCCAGTGCCAGCGCGTCCAGATACTACTCGTCCACGAGGCGGACAAGGGCAGCTTCTCGCGGGTCTTTGACTTTGAGGCGAACGACCTCCGCGAGGAGGAGGCCACCTCGCGCACCAGCCCCTACGAGTCGCGTTTCCCCATCAACATTGGCATCACCGGGCATGTGGCCACCACGGGGGAGACTGTGATGGTGCCGAATGCCTACGAGGACGATCGCTTCGACTCGAAAGTGGACGAGAACTCCAGCTTCAAGCATCGATCGATCCTGTGCATGGCCATCAAGAACTCTTTGGGACAGATTATAGGCGTCATTCAGTTGATAAACAAATTCAATGAACTG GACTTTACCAAAAACGATGAGAACTTTGTGGAGGCGTTCGCCATCTTCTGTGGCATGGGCATTCACAACACGCACATGTACGAGAAGGCCATCGTGGCAATGGCCAAGCAGAGCGTCACCCTGGAGGTGCTCAGCTATCATGCCTCGGCCACCATGGACGAGGCCCATCGGTTGCGT CGACTTCGTGTACCATCGGCCGTACATTTCCGCCTACACGACTTTAAGTTCGATGACATCCACTTTGAAGATGATGATACACTGAAG GCCTGTTTGCGCATGTTTCTGGATCTCGATTTTGTGGAGCGTTTTCATATTGACTACGAAGTGCTGTGCCGTTGGCTGTTGAGCGTCAAAAAGAACTATCGCAATGTTACGTATCACAATTGGAGGCATGCCTTCAATGTGGCCCAAATGATGTTTGCCATTCTGACG ACCACACAATGGTGGAAGATCTTTGGCGAAATTGAATGCTTGGCTCTCATTATTGGCTGCCTGTGTCATGATCTCGACCATCGAGGGACTAACAACTCCTTTCAGATTAA AGCCTCTTCGCCTCTGGCGCAGCTGTACTCCACATCCACCATGGAGCATCATCATTTCGATCAGTGTCTGATGATTTTGAATAGCCCTGGAAATCAAATACTGGCCAATCTCTCCTCCGATGATTATTGCAGGGTTATACGGGTGTTGGAAGATGCCATTCTGTCCACCGATTTGGCAGTGTATTTCAA AAAACGTGGCCCATTCTTGGAGAGCGTGGAGCAGCCATTGAGCCATTGGGTGGGCGAGGAGCCGCGTGCTTTGCTGCGGGCCATGAGCATGACTGTCTGTGATTTGTCGGCCATCACGAAGCCGTGGGAGATTGAGAAGCGTGTGGCCGATTTGGTTAGCTCCGAGTTCTTCGAGCAGGGCGACATGGAGAAGCAGGAGCTGAACATAACTCCGATT GATATCATGAATCGCGAAAAGGAGGACGAGCTGCCCATGATGCAAGTGAACTTTATTGATTCCATTTGCATGCCCATCTACGAG GCCTTTGCCACACTCTCGGACAAGCTGGAACCTCTTGTCGAGGGTGTGCGCGATAATCGCGGGCATTGGATCGATCTGGCCGATGGAAGCAAAACTAGTcaggacgaggaagaggaagagaagaTGGAGAAGGATCaaaaggagcagaaggagcagcaaatTGTGATATCGAATGGTGACTGCAAGGCCGCGACGATGagtgatgatgatgtggcaCAAGCCGATGCTGAAGCAGACCAAAGC CACCCAGCCcagtga